In one window of Bdellovibrio bacteriovorus W DNA:
- a CDS encoding sigma factor sigB regulation protein rsbU (COG0840 Methyl-accepting chemotaxis protein), producing the protein MKIFEEDKVAYVFDSSSTMSGAMATQIKTQLNSVLGAAKPVFQDFLLQQKFSPVSDSIFQNEDDLESIIVFSSKGTETLRMSAFLEKVPGRADETLKFLHPLMPSYLVEVDADKRTVKSPFGDERMVILEKVTDEATSRNTVFITVVRMNELAEMFKTEGSQKIYLTDRTGAILFGPQVLQGQKIQELFVPSFLKNTGSPVAQGAETVKAGDGKELLVSFSKAGFGDLTVVTAVEKAQALGAVQILIRKSLIFFGILISVTVILSLFASSGLTQALTQLFFATEKVAEGDFNIRVDVKSNDEVGSLAENFNIMAAEVSRLLDQTAEKARMESELQTAKTVQETLFPDTQAHIGNLEIAGFYEPASECGGDWWHYCQMGDKIFLWIGDATGHGAPAALITSAAKSASTIIERLNISPSKALELLNRSIYDVSKGRIMMTFFLASFDLTTGELVYCNASHEAPFLIKKSDSALKKKDLVPLNEVNNPRLGQDRDSVYEETTVQVEPGDSIFFYTDGIPDIQNLQAEAWGEREFVKALIAANKDFPRAADAVDRFVSSFQGHRQGATLIDDVTFFIVKRDEELS; encoded by the coding sequence TTGAAGATTTTCGAAGAGGATAAGGTTGCCTATGTCTTTGATTCTTCAAGCACCATGTCGGGCGCGATGGCGACTCAAATTAAGACACAGCTCAATTCCGTGCTGGGTGCAGCAAAGCCGGTGTTCCAAGATTTCCTCTTACAGCAGAAGTTCAGCCCTGTCTCTGATTCTATTTTTCAAAACGAAGACGATTTAGAATCCATCATCGTTTTTTCTTCAAAAGGAACAGAGACTTTGCGCATGAGTGCCTTCTTGGAAAAAGTTCCAGGAAGAGCCGATGAGACTTTAAAGTTCCTGCACCCACTGATGCCATCTTATCTAGTGGAGGTAGATGCTGATAAGCGCACAGTGAAGTCACCCTTTGGTGATGAGCGCATGGTGATCTTAGAAAAAGTAACTGACGAAGCGACCTCCCGCAATACGGTATTCATCACGGTAGTGCGCATGAATGAATTAGCTGAGATGTTTAAAACAGAAGGATCTCAGAAGATTTATCTAACCGATCGCACAGGTGCGATCTTATTTGGGCCTCAAGTCCTTCAAGGACAAAAAATCCAAGAACTTTTCGTTCCAAGTTTTTTGAAGAATACAGGAAGCCCTGTTGCGCAAGGTGCAGAGACTGTAAAAGCTGGAGACGGAAAAGAACTTCTAGTTTCTTTTTCTAAAGCAGGCTTTGGAGACCTTACCGTTGTCACAGCTGTAGAGAAGGCTCAAGCTCTGGGAGCTGTGCAAATTCTTATTCGTAAATCTTTGATCTTTTTCGGAATCTTGATTTCTGTAACTGTGATCTTAAGCTTGTTTGCTTCAAGTGGTTTGACTCAAGCATTGACGCAATTATTTTTTGCAACCGAAAAAGTGGCAGAAGGGGACTTCAATATTCGTGTGGATGTAAAATCCAATGATGAAGTCGGAAGCCTTGCAGAGAATTTCAATATTATGGCGGCGGAAGTTTCTCGCTTGCTGGATCAGACTGCAGAAAAAGCGCGTATGGAATCGGAACTGCAAACCGCGAAGACGGTGCAAGAGACCCTGTTTCCTGATACGCAAGCGCATATTGGAAATCTAGAGATTGCAGGTTTCTATGAGCCTGCCAGTGAGTGTGGTGGTGACTGGTGGCATTACTGTCAAATGGGAGACAAGATCTTTCTTTGGATTGGGGATGCGACGGGGCACGGAGCACCAGCAGCCCTTATTACCAGTGCGGCAAAGTCTGCTTCAACGATTATCGAAAGACTGAATATTTCTCCGTCAAAAGCTTTAGAACTTCTGAATCGTTCGATCTACGATGTTTCTAAGGGACGTATCATGATGACATTCTTTTTGGCGTCATTTGATCTTACAACTGGAGAGTTGGTATACTGTAATGCCAGTCACGAAGCACCCTTCTTGATTAAAAAAAGCGATTCAGCTTTAAAAAAGAAAGATCTCGTTCCGTTGAATGAAGTGAATAATCCCAGATTGGGACAGGACCGAGATTCAGTTTATGAAGAGACAACCGTGCAAGTAGAGCCAGGGGATTCAATCTTTTTCTATACTGATGGTATCCCAGATATTCAAAATCTTCAGGCAGAGGCATGGGGAGAACGTGAATTCGTGAAAGCATTGATCGCGGCCAACAAAGACTTTCCTCGAGCTGCGGACGCCGTAGATCGATTTGTGAGTTCTTTTCAGGGCCATCGCCAAGGGGCGACCTTGATTGATGACGTAACTTTTTTTATAGTAAAGCGTGATGAAGAGTTATCTTAA
- a CDS encoding chemotaxis histidine kinase (COG2202 FOG: PAS/PAC domain): MINKTSLFDTLLEPVFVLNKEQKITYCNEAASLMAGLSIRKMTRGMKFLEVFSFNESIESLESLESIQDPTPYKELNFKNGDGLEGKVQITLQPYATENDSQWIVFFRDVTLEERLQKKYRAELEQKEDVISDLEKAKAQLEDYSKNLESMVAKRTEELSTLNQTLSALLDSLGQGFFIFQEDGNILNVSSKACESVLETNPQGQKIWDVLKLPANKVDGFQKWMLTVFQELLPFEDLAPLGPELYPHTQGKHVALEYHPLRNSENQIKGVVVVASDITSLVEARKTAEQEKEHAKLIINMIKSKREIQRFISEADSLLADLNEELQHDDPQFDHELVFRSLHTLKGGAALFSILPLAECCHQGEQILSELHHQWSLPGHIALKGKVFEIRDEFEKFLSETKAIIGKNNVSDERQVEVAISKLNTIAKKLGNLPGGGPLAQELLLDLAMEPVENYFTPFRESLPRLAEKLGKNLGHVEINTHGIGVIPEIYNPLFSTFIHAFRNSLDHGLEYPEERSLLGKTIEGTLKLEASLLQEPSGSWLRIEIKDDGRGIDPAIIRQKLEKNGLSSQHLSDEDVLQHIFASQFSTREEVTDISGRGVGMDALKVAAEQLHGRVWVESALQKGTTICIQVPYITEFVDKEKKKSQEAA; encoded by the coding sequence ATGATAAACAAGACTTCACTCTTTGACACCTTACTAGAACCCGTCTTTGTTCTTAATAAAGAACAAAAGATTACCTACTGCAATGAGGCCGCCTCATTGATGGCTGGGCTATCTATTCGTAAGATGACTCGTGGGATGAAGTTCCTAGAAGTTTTTTCATTTAATGAAAGCATTGAAAGCCTTGAAAGCTTAGAGTCTATTCAAGACCCTACTCCGTATAAGGAACTCAACTTTAAAAATGGCGACGGCCTTGAGGGAAAGGTACAAATCACCCTTCAACCCTATGCCACAGAAAACGACAGCCAATGGATTGTTTTCTTTCGCGACGTCACCCTTGAAGAGCGCCTTCAAAAGAAATACCGTGCTGAGCTTGAACAAAAAGAAGATGTGATTTCTGATCTCGAGAAAGCCAAAGCTCAACTTGAAGACTATAGTAAAAATCTAGAATCCATGGTGGCTAAACGCACGGAAGAACTCTCGACATTAAACCAAACACTTTCAGCTCTTCTAGACAGTCTTGGTCAGGGCTTTTTCATTTTTCAAGAAGATGGAAATATTCTCAATGTTTCGTCAAAGGCTTGCGAATCTGTGCTTGAAACAAATCCGCAAGGTCAAAAGATTTGGGATGTTTTAAAACTTCCAGCCAACAAAGTGGATGGGTTTCAAAAGTGGATGCTCACCGTTTTCCAAGAGCTTCTGCCGTTTGAAGATCTGGCTCCTCTGGGACCTGAACTTTATCCGCACACCCAAGGCAAACACGTTGCTCTAGAGTACCACCCGCTTCGCAACTCAGAAAATCAAATCAAAGGTGTTGTGGTTGTTGCCTCGGATATCACCTCTCTTGTTGAGGCTCGCAAAACAGCTGAACAAGAAAAAGAACACGCTAAATTGATTATTAATATGATCAAGAGCAAGCGTGAAATTCAAAGATTTATCTCTGAAGCAGATTCGCTATTGGCGGACCTCAATGAAGAACTACAACACGATGATCCTCAATTTGACCACGAACTCGTGTTTAGAAGTCTACACACTTTAAAAGGTGGCGCCGCTCTTTTCTCAATTCTCCCACTGGCCGAGTGCTGTCATCAGGGTGAGCAAATTCTATCTGAGCTTCATCATCAATGGAGTCTACCAGGACATATTGCCCTGAAAGGTAAAGTCTTTGAAATTCGTGATGAGTTTGAAAAATTCCTTAGCGAAACAAAGGCCATTATCGGAAAGAACAATGTCTCTGATGAACGCCAAGTCGAAGTGGCAATTAGTAAACTCAACACCATTGCGAAAAAACTTGGCAACTTGCCTGGCGGTGGTCCTCTTGCACAAGAACTTCTTTTAGATCTTGCGATGGAGCCCGTTGAGAACTACTTCACTCCATTTCGAGAGTCTCTGCCTCGCTTGGCGGAGAAACTTGGAAAAAATCTGGGCCATGTGGAGATCAACACCCACGGCATCGGAGTGATTCCCGAAATTTACAATCCGCTTTTCTCGACATTTATCCATGCCTTTAGAAACTCTTTAGATCATGGCTTAGAATATCCAGAAGAACGCAGTCTTTTAGGAAAAACTATCGAGGGCACTCTTAAACTTGAGGCCTCGCTACTCCAAGAGCCTTCTGGGTCTTGGTTGCGCATTGAAATCAAAGACGACGGACGTGGAATTGATCCTGCGATTATTCGCCAAAAATTAGAAAAAAATGGTCTTTCTAGCCAACACCTCTCTGATGAGGATGTGCTTCAACATATTTTTGCCAGCCAGTTCTCAACCCGCGAAGAGGTCACTGATATTTCTGGACGCGGTGTGGGCATGGACGCACTCAAAGTAGCAGCAGAACAGCTCCACGGGCGTGTTTGGGTGGAATCAGCCCTGCAAAAAGGAACGACTATTTGCATCCAAGTCCCCTACATCACAGAATTTGTCGATAAAGAGAAGAAAAAGTCACAAGAAGCTGCATAA
- a CDS encoding heat shock protein 90 (COG0326 Molecular chaperone, HSP90 family) — translation MAKQVQSFNAEIKQLLDIVIHSLYSHKEIFLRELVSNASDAIDKLKFESLTQPGLLPAGWEPAVRLEPNKEAKTLKIIDNGIGMSHDDVVNFIGTIARSGAKAFTQMNEELKNRPELIGQFGVGFYSAFMVADKVTLHTQKAGHNDGVVWESTGDGTYSIDNVPRAEGVGTTITLHLKSFAEDEEVQDFTDEWVLKSLIKKYSDFVAFPIKMKTEKEDETLNSQKALWLKNPSEVTAEEHKEFYQHLSHDFNEPAKTIHYKAEGTMEFSALMYIPNKKPWNFNMRDTEYGLSLYIKRVFIMADCKELLPPYLRFVKGLVDSSDLSLNVSREILQQDRQVTQIRKNVTNKILASMKDLLSKDRTAYENFWSEFGATLKEGVPSDSGNKDKITDLLLFHSSHSDKMTTLDEYITRMKENQKDIFFITGDTLSQVKNSPYLEKLMAKGFEVLFLIDPVDEWVMNSLPEYKEKKLQSITQANLDLDTEEEKKAKEEEIKKASEKLSPLLETMKKSLDTHVKDVVISDRLTTTPVCLVSSENDPSAHMQRLLAQMGQEYNQPVKRILEINPSHPVFEKMLQATAEQQTQWAEILYNQALLNEGSAIPDPVKFSQQVANLMVQAADNKAH, via the coding sequence ATGGCAAAACAAGTGCAGAGTTTTAATGCAGAAATCAAACAACTTTTGGATATCGTTATCCACTCTCTTTATTCCCATAAAGAAATTTTTCTTAGAGAGCTCGTATCTAACGCATCTGATGCCATCGATAAACTGAAGTTCGAGTCTTTAACACAACCAGGTCTTCTTCCTGCTGGTTGGGAACCTGCGGTTCGCCTTGAACCAAACAAAGAGGCAAAAACTTTAAAAATCATCGACAACGGTATCGGCATGAGCCACGACGATGTTGTGAACTTCATCGGCACAATTGCTCGCTCTGGCGCCAAAGCTTTCACACAAATGAATGAAGAACTAAAGAACCGCCCTGAACTGATCGGTCAATTCGGTGTTGGTTTCTATTCTGCATTTATGGTGGCTGACAAAGTCACTTTGCATACTCAAAAAGCCGGCCACAATGACGGTGTTGTTTGGGAATCTACGGGAGACGGCACCTACTCTATCGACAATGTTCCTCGCGCCGAAGGTGTGGGCACAACAATCACGCTTCATCTGAAAAGTTTTGCTGAAGACGAAGAAGTTCAAGATTTCACGGATGAGTGGGTTCTTAAGTCTTTGATCAAAAAATATTCAGACTTCGTTGCGTTCCCAATCAAAATGAAAACCGAGAAAGAAGATGAGACTCTAAACTCGCAAAAAGCTCTTTGGTTGAAAAACCCATCGGAAGTGACAGCGGAAGAACATAAAGAGTTCTACCAACACCTCTCCCATGACTTCAATGAGCCAGCAAAGACTATCCACTACAAAGCCGAAGGCACAATGGAGTTCAGCGCCTTGATGTATATTCCAAATAAGAAACCTTGGAATTTCAACATGCGCGACACGGAATACGGTCTCAGTCTTTATATCAAACGCGTTTTCATCATGGCTGATTGCAAAGAGCTTCTGCCTCCTTACCTACGTTTTGTAAAAGGTTTGGTGGATAGCAGTGATCTTTCTCTAAACGTCTCTCGTGAGATTCTACAACAAGATCGTCAAGTAACGCAGATTCGTAAAAACGTCACAAATAAGATCTTAGCATCTATGAAAGACCTTCTTTCTAAAGATCGCACAGCCTATGAAAATTTCTGGAGCGAGTTTGGAGCAACTCTTAAAGAGGGCGTTCCAAGTGATTCTGGCAATAAAGACAAGATCACAGATCTTCTTTTATTCCACTCGTCTCACTCTGACAAAATGACTACTTTGGATGAATACATCACTCGTATGAAAGAGAATCAAAAAGATATCTTCTTCATCACAGGTGATACTTTATCTCAGGTGAAAAACAGTCCTTACTTAGAAAAGCTCATGGCTAAAGGCTTTGAAGTTCTTTTCTTGATTGATCCTGTGGATGAATGGGTGATGAACTCTCTTCCTGAATACAAAGAAAAGAAACTTCAATCGATCACCCAAGCAAACTTGGATCTAGACACTGAAGAAGAGAAAAAAGCTAAAGAAGAAGAAATTAAAAAAGCTTCTGAAAAGCTTTCTCCTCTGCTTGAGACGATGAAGAAGTCCCTCGACACGCACGTCAAAGACGTGGTGATTTCAGATCGCTTAACGACAACTCCTGTGTGCCTTGTATCATCAGAAAATGATCCATCTGCTCACATGCAACGTCTTTTGGCGCAAATGGGTCAAGAGTACAACCAACCAGTTAAGAGAATCCTAGAGATCAACCCTTCCCACCCTGTGTTTGAAAAAATGCTTCAAGCAACGGCTGAGCAACAAACTCAATGGGCAGAGATTCTCTATAATCAGGCTCTTTTAAATGAAGGCTCTGCAATCCCAGATCCTGTGAAGTTTTCGCAACAAGTAGCAAACCTCATGGTCCAAGCTGCCGACAACAAAGCCCACTAA